From the bacterium genome, the window CCAGTCGGTATCGGCAATGACGATAGACGTACCCAATGCGAACAGCGCTAAGAATAACGCTGTGTTTACGAGACCTGCGCGTCTCATTTCTTCCTCCGCATAGTTTAATGTTAATAAAATCAGGAACCCTGTCAATCCTGCCTTGCCCTTCTTATGTTATGATTATAGTCAAAAAAAAATACCATGTCAAGTGTTTTTGCGCAAAAAAATCGGATGATGGGTCTCTTAGTCCTGATAAATTCCTTTGCTTCTTCGTACTCAAGCAAGTTATAGATTAAACGTCTAGGGAGTAAAATTACAGGAGCTTCTCAACCTTAAGCGCCCTGCAACCTTTAGCGGCTCGTAAGGGCAGGGTCTTAGGGTCAGGGGTAAGGTGTGTTACGGGTGTTACGGGCGGGGGGGCAGGTTGCTTGACTTTTTCTGCCTAATCCGTATCCTCAGCTTTAAGGAGGAAAACTTGCCAGAATACCGCGTGCTAGCAGTAAATCCAGGCTCTACTTCGACCAAGATAGCCGTATTTGACGGCGCAAAAAAGGTTTTCTCGGTAAATCTCGCGCACCCGGCTGAGGAGATAGCGAAATACCCCAAGATAATCGACCAGTACGACTTCAGGCGCAGGGCCATACTGGAGACGCTCGTAAACCAGGGTATAGCGCCCGAGAGCATCTCGGCCGTGGTGGGCAGGGGCGGGCTCCTCCGCTCCATCCCCGGAGGAACGTACAAGGTCGACGATAAGATGCTTGAGGATCTGCGGGCGGGCGTTCAGGGCGAGCACGCATCGAACCTTGGCGGACTCATCGCTCATTCGATTGCGCAACCTCTTGGAAAGCCGTCGTTTATAGTCGACCCCGTGGTCGTTGACGAACTCGAGCCCCTCGCGCGCTTCACTGGCAGACCGGAGATTAAACGCAGGAGCATATTCCACGCCCTGAACCACAAGGCGATAGCGAGGCGCGCTGCCCAGGACCTTGGCAAGAAATACGAGGATGCAAACCTTATTGTAGCGCATCTTGGCGGAGGAATCTCAATAGCGGCGCACAA encodes:
- the buk gene encoding butyrate kinase, which produces MPEYRVLAVNPGSTSTKIAVFDGAKKVFSVNLAHPAEEIAKYPKIIDQYDFRRRAILETLVNQGIAPESISAVVGRGGLLRSIPGGTYKVDDKMLEDLRAGVQGEHASNLGGLIAHSIAQPLGKPSFIVDPVVVDELEPLARFTGRPEIKRRSIFHALNHKAIARRAAQDLGKKYEDANLIVAHLGGGISIAAHKKGKVVDVNNALNGDGPIAPERAGTLPAWDLICLVLGDKYTKDDWRKMLAGKGGVMAYLGVNDMREVEERVKKGDENAKEILEAVAYTCSKEIGARAAILEGKVDAVVLTGGLAYDKLFVEWVSKRVGFIAPVKIYPGEDEMQALVEGALRVLSGEEKAKTYSDEIKET